DNA from Larimichthys crocea isolate SSNF chromosome XIII, L_crocea_2.0, whole genome shotgun sequence:
AATGTTTGACTCTACTGTGGATCATAAAGTAATGCGAGTGAACGAactaaataaaagagaacatAAATGTTAACCAGTGAACAGGATATGTAAAATtacttaaaaatataatttaaataaacattatatagAAACTGCCCTTAACTTTAAGACTGCGATGTGATCCGTACTAAAATGCCAccttattctttttatttttttttattttatgtttatgtgaaAGCTTAAAATTTTGTGTCTGTCTATCCTCATTACAACCAGGCAATCATTGTTCATTAAACATTATTAAGATGACTGAATAAATATATCTCAATACCCGCACGATGCCAGCCATAGTTGAGCTTGTGTGTGGCAGGTCTGGAGGAGAGCCAAAGGGACAACAGGCTGATGATGAAGCTGGTGAAGTCCACCAAGAGGTGGGCAGCGTCCGTCATCACTGCAAGACTGCCTGCAAAATACCCACCTGCAAagataataattaattatattgaaattataattataccattgtaaaaatataattataccATTGTAAAGCTAGATTGATACTGGTGGGGTACGTAATTTATTTCACATGGAGCTGGACAAACTCAAGAGAAGGATGTCTTTTCAACTTAGAACTATAACGTTATGGTTTTTATAGATACTTGACCCTTCAATCCAGGAATCGACTTTTGTTCCAGAGGGTCTATGCATTCACCACCAAGACCAGACAATAGAATGTGTGAGGAGGAGTCTGCCTCATGATTATTAACCAGTAGTGCAGATGTGGAGATCATTTCCACGAGATGTTTTCCTAACATGGAGCACTTTTTTATTGGGACGCAGACCTTACACGGTCATTGGCTACATCAGCAAATGTGTCAATGCATTTGTACAGAGGATTACTGAACAAACATTGCCAGATCAAAAGCCATAGGGTAAGTCATAGGAAAGTCCATGCCAAACTTAAAAACATGGACTGACAACTCCAGGTCCACGCACCAGAGAGCAGTTAGCAGTGCCAAGAAACAATACAGGGACAAAGTGGAGTCAACACTAAGAACGTGTGATCTGGACTGAGACTACaagaaggaaaagcagcagtgCTGAGTTAACACCTTATATGAATGTTTTGAGAACAACTTTCCAGATGAGGAGGTACAAAAAGGGCCAGAACTCCAGAACACTATATCTAAATATCGAACCAAATATCCAGACCAGGTGTGTGAAGATCTTTTATATGAAAGATTCGAATCAGATTTTAATTTGTGTGACTTTTCAAGTTCATTTTgtatacttttttaaaatatgtattcgTATGATCACTATTGGAGGGAGCCTGAGAACTAGGAATTGCATTGCTTCATTGTAATTGTTTGTGcacatgacaataaaaaaacttgACAATATGTGGATATATAGAAAGTTAAAGGATCCCAAAGCTATTACGATTTATTCTGAGCTGGACATAAATGTGCATAGCAAATTTCATGACAATGTATTCAATAGTTAGATTCATCATCAAGGAACCTGTGGCTAAAAGGGGAAGTATATGGAAGAGAGGAGAAGTAGAGGAAGtgaaaggagacaaagaaagaggaaagacaaaacTCAAGAGCGGAAGAAACAGTGACGAAGAAGAAAATTGCAAAAGAGAGAAGCATGTGAATGAGtggatgactgactgactgagttcAAAGTCAAGCAAACAGCTTATCATCAGACTGTGTCAGACTGAAGATGCATCAGATTTTCTGTCACTGATCTAATAATGGGACATATCCTGCATGTAAAAGGGTatgaaagagaacagagagaaagaagatgaGAAAAACTAAATGACTTACCGAGGATTTCACCAATCATGAAAATCATGCAGATGACGGAGACGACATATAACCTCTTCCTGGCAACTTTCTTCTCTCGTTCGCGATCTTCCTGGGCATGGCTGTTGTCGTGGCAATGCTTGATGCCACCGGCACCATCTATCTGTAATGCCTCCTGGTTGGGCACGCTGGGTCATTGACATCAGAGTAAGGCGAACCAAGGGACAGCAGAGAAAACCATGGAGTCACTTTATGATTATTGAAGTCCAGCTTCATTAATTTATGTAGCCTAGTATCACACATTTGCTGCaaggggctttacaatctgtacagcattTTGCAACAGCTGACCAATTTACATCTGTTTACGGTGCATCAAATCACTTTCATTACTGACTGCCTGTcagttaatatttcatttttctctatatttttattttattttaaatcatgttgatgctacactgacttgtaatgaGGTGAATAGTGTCACTTTCATTCCCTTTCTGCACCCTGTACGTCTGTTTCTGTACATTGTAATTTGTGCTCTGGGTAGGATTGCCTGTGTACAAGTACGTAGCGCTTTACAGTCACACCagcaactatttgactgattttggtgaaactggatcatattttgtggagaaaatgttttctgattttcccactgcttttcctgtttttcctcatggacagtgaagtaaactgttgCCAACtgtagctactgttagctaatgttagctcagtcagaATTGTTGGCCCTCTGTAAATAATTCTATAAAGAGTACAATCTAGATCTGCTCTataaagtgtcatgagataacttaaCTTCGACTCCTCGACACTGTTGTTGCACTACTCTGCTATGCTgtgattttcattcattgtctaCAGCCACAGTTAAATGTATGTAgtttttaatcttaatttgtaggtgtatttcttatttttatacatacaaggttttattctttttaaccGTTATaaagttttctatttgtatttcTATTTGTAAATCTTAGCACgtttaatttcttctttgtaCATGTCAAATTACTATGCACATATTTAACTTCTTTGCGcaggtttcatttaaatgcagcAACTTTAACGCATGTTTCCTGTTTagttttaatgtatgtttatagGTTAATCTTAATGcatgctatctatctatctatctatctatctatctatctatctatctatcgtaGCAATTTAAATGTCAATAACAGTCAAAGTGAAATGTCAGTCTGATGAGTGTGTTCACCACCAATAACAAAAAAAGGCCATTCACAGGATTTACAGAATCAACGGAAAGAAGGAGTAGGCAACAGTATGAGGATGAGCATATAAACCAGCAGAAGATGCTTCATGCTTCAAAATACTTCCCTACTGGTGTTTTCCATCAACAGGATATACATATTTGCACAAATATCACTATGTACATTACTTCAAGGGTTAAAGCCGCCAGTTAAAAGTTAAACACGCCAAAGGTGTGTTTAACAGCATTGTTTACTGTGTCTAAAGGCTGGCCCATTCTTAATGAGACAAACGTATTCACACGGTCTTCTATTTGACATGAAGTTTACCTTCCTGCAGTGTTGTATGTGTTCCTCCCTCCTGACACCAAAACAAGTCTCTCTGGATCCttctttttaaacatgactgATGTCCTTTAGATtatcacacagaaacaaagtccTCAAAGTGGAAAAATGcccagaataaaacaaaaacgggctaggaataaaaatatatattaacttTAAAATACTTGTGAGACAGCTCTAGTTGTGTTTATTCTAGTTCATGCAGTGATCTTCTTCAGGCCTTGTCGTCTCCCCTTGAGAAATATTTCAAAGCCGCTGAGCGTCCTAACAAAGCAGCCAGGGTGCAAAAAAAGGGAGCTAAAGATGAAATATCTGATGCAGCCTTGTGACTACCACCGTGCGCACCGTGTGCAAACGCACAGGCCGCCTGCAACGTCCTTTAGAGCCGAGTGATGAGAGCAGAAGAACCGCAGGGAGCCAACACAGATATATGGAAACATAATAACAACACACCACATATGTCAGCTTAAGGTGGAGGGAGGCGGCTCCTGTCATGTACATCAACAGGTTGtgtcatgatttatttaacagtgcccaaaacgcacacacatatacaccttTAACTGATTTGTTTGAGTGCGCACTGCTGGCCGTTAATCAAACCCGGagaggtgggggtggtggtggggatgCGGGTCATCCAGCCCGCCCACCTCGTTTGACCAGCCGGCACTCTGTGATTATACAATCAGACGGGCCGTGCGCTTTCTGGTCACATGATCATTCATCGCTGATCCCGTGCTTCCTTTCAGTCCACTCTAACAACCATTCATGATTCATGATTTATGTTAATCATTGATAATTGCGCATTTTTGCCCAAACCTGCTGTCACCCGCCTGGAGCTGATTTAGTATCATCAGCGTGGATTTCTTTTGATCGGTGGATTAGAAGCAGCTACTCACGTGGACCTCCTCCACTCTAaggtgtgtttattattatgtttgtttgttttttcaactgATCCAGCAAGTTTCCATAAATCTGAGCTGAACACGTGAACCTGAACATATGATTTTGTGACATCATAAGGAAACTAATCCTGGTTCACAGTGTGGAAACCCGACAGGTGACTTTTCAATGAAGTGAGAGGCATGTAGATTTCTTATGAAGAAACTGTAACAGTGCTTAACGTGACAGACCACATGTCGAACAGGCTTTAAGTAATTATCATTTTCCCAAGCTTTAGCTATAAGGAAATCCTCCTAAGAAGTCATCGAAGTGGAAGGCGGGCCTCCATAGGTCAGTGAGTGCTGGGGGTGAGGGCGCGCACAGTCTCAGACTTTCTGCTCCAAAAGAATGCATGGCCTTTAGGCAGCACAGATGGAgcatctctgcagctctgcaccaCTCGTGAACATTTCAAACTGTCCCACAAGGTGGCAACAATGAACCGTTTACAGCAAGTGTTTAGAGAGCCCACGAGTCTGTGATGAGATGAGCAGAGTGAAGTgacacagtgtttttgtgtttttcacagaaaaagctctttaagtcaagtcaagtcaactttattatgtacaggacatacagagaattgaaataacgtatataataaataaataacttatcCCTGGTTCAAActgcaataaacatgaaatataaagtataaaatataggCATATAtggcaaatataaaaacattttcacagtgtagatacagtatgaacagtataaacagtgtgaatatatatatatatatataaaaaatagaaagatgTACACAGTGTAAACTGTtgtaaacattttgaatgaCATACAGCAATTGACTGTACATAGTGCAATTAAAgaaacagcagcatgtttgtAAACGTTTGTAAAGTTCGTAAAGTGGCTGGTGCCATTAGTTTGCacatggggggtggggggtatCATTGTCCAGAGTTTGTAAGGGAAGAGAAGGAAGGGGAGCAATTCAGCTTCCTGACAGCCTGATGGTTAAACTGTCTCTCACTCTGCTGGTTCTCACACAGAGGCACCTCATTCTCCTCCTGGAGGGCAGGAAACTGAAGAAGCAGTGGTTGGGATGGTTGGAGTCGTCCGCAATGCTTGAGTGCTTTGCCGGCCAGGCGTGTGTTGTAGATGTCCTGGAGGGAGGTACGTTTTTGGTTTGTACTCGTTTGGTCTCCGAACCATCTTATCTGCAACACTTATGATGTTTGGTGTGATTTGTCTCCATCATGCAGTAAATGCAGCAAATTTGACCATCCACAAAGTGGAGAAAAGTGGGTGCAAACTTTGATATGCTGTCGAAATGattctgatttaatttgattgcGGCACACCCCTGTGAACTCTTCCACAAAGCATCTAGTGATGTTAAAGCTGCATGCTGCTTACATCAGTGCTCTTTAGTGTCTTTGAAAGCACcatgacacattcacacaatgaGACTTCAATGCagctttttttaattctttttgaAGGTGATGACGTTGTTTTCTTGGAATGCTCCAAAAGTGGAGTCAGTTTAATTCTAAAAATAGCTTTCAATGTGTCACTGGCTATTTTGGTCGACACCGTCTGTGAAAGTGggtctgtgtttggtttgccaaggcgttgtgtgtgtgtgaatagatgGTGCAGAGGGGTTGCCAGGGGCTGCAGAGTGAGGGGAAAATGGCATGAGAAGGGTTAGTTACACATGGCTGTTCACAATGTTCTTAAGATCCTAACCCTGCAACGGGCCACTCACCAGATCATGAGAGCTCTACTTACACTATAGGactgcatgcatgtttgtgcagACACACTCGAACCAGTGCAAGTCCTAGTATTTTGAAAGATACAACTGTTGCTCAGGCAACTGCCCACCTCTTCCCCACCTCTCCATCCTAATGAtggctgtgagtgtgtggtggtggggtgaTAAAAAGGCCCCAATAGTGGTAAACAACTCCAGGTCAGGCATCTGGACAATGCACTGACGTCAGACCTGCTCCGTCATTCACCATCCAGTGATGCCGATTCACCAGGGAGCTGGGGTGCAATgtttgagagacagacagcaagaGAAAAGAGAGTGTGGATGTTGAGGGCAACAgtgtgaatgaaagagagaaagagagagtgagttcCTCATAAGTCGTCAGAGCTGCAAGGAATCATCTCATAACACACGAGATCAGACGAGGCTGCATCTGCACTACAGCTGAGAACAACACAAGGCACAGCAGAGAGTCTACAAAGAACACCGTTCACAAACTGAGGATATCACTGACCTAACATGATGGAAGTGGTCCTAACCAGACTGCGGGACTTCTCCTGCAAGACCTCCACCTTTGATGATTGCAAACCAGCAGGACAGAGTGCATGCAGGGATTCTCGGAGCAGGACTGACTGCCTCGGTGAAGGCTGCACAGCTGGAGATGAGGGTAGAAAGCTGGACATAGAGAGTGCATTGGCCTGGCTGCGCAGGGAACTggtaatataatatttaatataatataatataatataatataatataatataatataaatataatactgTATTAATGACTACTTTTACATTTGATACTAGTGAGACcatgtaaagtaaaaaataaaattaaacaaattaattaaatgcaCAAAGACTCAGTAGCTAACGAGcaacttttgtgttttcacattagCTCACAGTTGTCACGTGTTAGCTACAGCAGTCCTCTATAAGCAAGAGTTACATTTATGATGgcaatattttacttttatgtcGAATTTTGAATGGAACAGATTGTTTTTAGATTGTGGTACTGCTgttattttttacttattaaAGGATCTGAATAGTTCTGTTGTGTCTAATGTATTGAGAAcagatttttcagtttcagtgttcaattaaatcaaaagatgaaatatcaaaatgatTCTAACCAAAAAACTAAAGTATCATGAAATGAGAATAATAAGTATTTTACCAGTAAAGTCATTTGTCACCCCAACAAAATGACCTCCTGGCTTGTTCTGAATGCTTTTGTGTGGGAAGTGCGAGTtattgccttttttgtttttatgatgcGTGTAGGTCATGTTGTTGCAATGTCAGCCCCTTTAAACCGTCCTCTCCAGTCAAAAAGGAcggctatgtgtgtgtttatgtgtccagttgtgtgtctgtttgcaccTCTGTGAGAAACTGTGTAAGGCTCATTGTCATGGCCTAATATATCACTGCCATTTAATGCATTCACCCAGATAGCTCGTCATGGTAACCGAGTGTCCTGAGCACACAGAGAAGGAATAAAACACGCGTTTGACTCGGAGCTGGACAGAAGAAGCAGTAAAAACAGAGGCCTCCTGGAAGGTTCAATAGAGAACTCACGGCAGCAATCATCTTAAAGGAAGAATACAATTCAACACAAGAATGACAGCTTCAGTTTGGAGGACAATCTTTTAGACCAGTGTTCCTCAAACTTTTTATACcacgtaccacctcagaaaacatttgtctCTTCGGGAGAGGAGCCAGTTGTGTTCCTATTGCAAGAATATTtcttgttgactgttgttgaattcTGAAAAGAActggttcaagaaccagagctcatTTGCTGTTAGGAGTTCTCCTGATCTGTACTtttcttcctaatatttcctcTTCAGAGCCGCAATTGCGATTGTAGTGTTTCTTAGCTAATCTTGGATGTAAGTGTGCACTTatatcaggctgatattgaaacaagatattgatagatagatattttttgattatttaatttGTACTCATACCATAGTTTGAGTTTTATACCATTAAAATCAAGGAGAGAGCTCAAGGTCTGTTTAGTCACAAGCTTCTgaatcacatcacatgatcttcatcagatGGGCAGATCGAGTTTGCCTATGGGGATTGTTCTGAGTACTTGAAGGACTTCTTTCTGCCATTCTGGCTATAAAATTGAAACATAAGTTCATAAAACAATCCCATCATAGTAGCTGTTTTGGACATCATATCACACGATCTTAACCCGCAGATGGAGTTTAGCCCAGCTAGAAATGTAGatgtttaaatttacatttacatcgGAGCACTACACTTACAATTAACTGAATGTACCCTTGTGTAATTTTATTGCATGGCTACATtcaggttttgttttattgtttgactGAACATTTGGAAGACATGGCTGAATATACTGTGAGCTATTTGTCTTCTTTTATCctggtttttaaaaaactgtatcATTGCCTCATTTAATGTCATAAAATCACCTCAAATTGTACTCATTTAGAAAGTGTAGTCAAAGTAATAATATTTTGTCTATATATTTGTATGACTCTCTGTCTGGTGTTCATGATGTAATTAAACTGGGACTGCAGTTCAGCACAAAACACCATCACCTCAAATCCCAAGGTACTGTGTTCATGCAAGAGCAAGAACGATGGCTGCTGTTTTGTAATCCAAACCGAACCTCTCAGTTTGGTCAGTTTGTAGTAAACAAAAGTGGGACAGGCagatgtacatacacacacacagaccgtgtccagaacatTATTTGAAAAGAGTTGGTGTTTGGCATGAGGTGGTGGAGCTCAGCATGTCCACATCTCCAACTccctcaaagaaaaaaagaaaggtcatGTTTCTTCTCTCGTTCCTCCGAGTGTTCACAAAGGCGGTAAAGCCAGCATCTTTCAGCCGGAGCCCATTCGCAGCCTGGTGCTGTAattaacagagaaaagaaatgcaGATCGGCCCCAAAAGGCTTTTTGTCTGGGACATTCCTCGATCTTTAGGACAAACTTGGGCTCTGAAGTTTGTGGAATTCTCAATCTCTTATTTTACAATGTGGGCAATTAGACAGCCTCtcataaaaaaggaagaaagagaacgAAGAAAGAAGatgcatttgcatttgaaagAAGGCCACGCTCAAATGAAATCGCTCACACTGAGCTTGAACAGGAATGAGTTTTTTagcattcattttcagtttctttagGGAGTTTCTCTGCTTTATTCTCTGTTTTTCaatatgtaaaatgtcaaaaaataaaactatatgcATTTTTCTTTATGTGTATAGATGGAGATGCGATCTCAAGACCAAGCTCTGATTCGGCAGCTGATGGAGCTTCACTCCGGCATCCAGGAGCTCAAGCAGGAGTTATCTGaagaggagcaagaggaagagacagatgagaaggaagctgaagaggaggaggaaggcagcTACTGGGACTCAGAGAGCGATCGAGGAAGCGGCAGCGTTTACTCCGACTCAGGGGAGGTGGGCTTTCCCATTTCCTGCAGGAAGATGCCTCCACCCCTTTACTCAGGGGTCTTATCAAAGACGGCATTCAGCAGAAGAAGCTCTGTGCCTTGAAAAATATTAGAagagattcaacttttggagtCTGTCCTCAACTTCCTTATATCCTCTAAGACCGTCAACAAAGACGAGGTGGAGCAAGATGAATCAATTTGCAAGTTCCCACCATAAATTCACTTCACTGTCCGTAGCCAGACAAGAGAATGAGTCAGATAGACTTAGCATAGCAGTGTTACTATTTTAATGCAGATGTAATCATCATTTAAATCCTTGCAAAAAGTACAATACAATAattgtgtatgaatggttagctcctcaaactgatgagcagttggcaccttgcatggcagccaatgccatcagtgtatgaatgtgtgtgaatgagatacgtagtGTAAGAgtaaaaaaaggttgaaaaagaagactagaaaggtgctatataagtacagtccgtTTACCATTTACAATATGTCACTGGAAAGGCTTCTTTTGTTTATaatgtttcctttctttattctgttttcatgACAAATGAGATattgtaaatgaaaaaatatttgacaGATTGTTATGAGTCAAAAGGAACTGTTCTTGGAAACACACCTGATCACGTTCTTGCAGAGACTTAGTTACATGCAGCAAAAGACTGGAGACAGAGGGAGTAGCTGGCTTGACTCTGTCTGAAGTTCTCAAGTTTTAGAGGGGCTGGTAGGTTTTGTTGCGTTTGGGCCAggcggcaacctctgtggctgtgaagtgaagccgacGCAGAAGTACCAAAAGGAAGAGTAAGCAGtcatttgaggctggctacagaacatgtcagtctccatgttaaaatgtcttcacaacttcacagcagaaataaacatgtttacagcctggtacaaaaaacagttttggtctctgtagctaatttccccgttcatgacaactgtactgagggtgaatttatatacaactcacctgttcacattatattgaggcttaaagttatgcagaattaacagtgtggctgctttgatttaCAGGTGGCTGCCATTActgatggcttgtttgagcacccaagTGTCATTTGGCCTGCCTCAGATTGGCTGATGATCTATGTGTATgcaaatatttagattagccgggagacagaagaagcaggactgccaacatggcgacAGTCAGAGCCACAGATTCTGAACTTCaaagcagctcttcagaaacctacgagtgacatcacccatgcactttcagtctttatgctaagctaaccaactTAGTAGTTGCAGCTTCATAATTTATAGACAtgtgtggtatcaatcttctcatctcactctcagcaagaaagtaaataaacataaaatatgtttatgttatgttatgttgttgtgtCAGAAAGCGAGAGGGCGTTTTGTTCTCCATGTAGACAGATAGTGGTGTTAAAGGCAACTTGTGACACGGTTCAAATGTGTACAAATGTCAAGGTTTGAATTTCTTGATCCTCACAAAAgcgttgtgtgtatgtgcaggaaGCTCACTGACTTTTTATGACTGTAACCGCACACAGTTTACTGGATCTTTATCGTAACATTTTCAACATGCATTGAAAAAGATGGTATACTCTCTGTATTAAGAAAGTATTATTAGTTAGTATCAACATGTAGTGGTCAGGCATAGATGTATTTATTAACCATACCTGAACTTATTTGAAACAGGTACTGTCCTACAGTGATGCAGAGGTACAGTATGCCCGCACAATAAAGACATGAAATCACTGATGTtgcacactttatttttgtcgAATCACAAAACATGTCAACATAAAAATTGTGTCAAATATCATTTTCTATGTCATTATTACATCCATAAAGTCTTGTTTCCtggtaaagaaacaaaacatgtacaAACAGGTTTCTTTAGCACAGCTCGGTATAAGtgcaaaacatctaaaaaaaaaaaaacaacaatgccaGCATCACATAAAACAAGAGTTTtgtccttccttttcctcttctcatAGTACTTTACATTATTTTTACCATTACAATAAGTCATTATCACAAGCAGATGCATCCAATCGTCTCTGTTTAAAAATCTGAGTTTTCAGTTGCATTTTTGTCTACGCAATGGCTTCCAAGAAgagcatttttttcttccccagGGTCTCTCAGTAGGGCCAGTTACTGCTGATCATCGCCCTCTACTTCCACACCTCTGAAACTTTCCCTCCTCAGTCTTTGGATCTCTGTGTTGAGCCCCAGTAGTGTCTGAGCCAGCTGAAGGTCCTGAGAGCGCATCTCCAGCTGCATGATAACAATGAAAGTACTGAATCAGCATGTTGGGAGCTGACTGTATACACTTAGGTACAGAGGTACATTACCACATTAATCAACTGACACAATTAACAGATACATCAGAGACACTTCTGGACGTGACAACTGATTGAAACTGTCGAGGACTTCTGAGAAAAAGCACAGAATTTCAAATCTGTCAGTCAGCCTACCAGTTCAGATCTCAGCCATGTGATTGCTCCATCTATCTGTGCCCTCCGCAGCTCTTCATTGGCTTGGTAACTCCTCCCAATGCTGACTGGTCTGACAGCGGTGCCGTGCTCCTGAGAATCTTCTCTGGACTCTCCTGTCGCTCTGAAGGCatgaatcagtttgtttttaatgttctccAGAACCATGGTGGACAAAGTGTCCTCACTGTGGCTGTCCCTGTCCATGCTGAGAGGCTCTGAATGTGTGCCCCTCTCACGTGTCGCCTCCCAGCACTTActcacaaactttttttcataaaacttTGGGAATCTTCTCCGTGCCTTTGTCTTGGGTTTTTTTCGCTCCAATAGATGTCCACTTCACAGATTCTGTCCGAACTGGCCTTCCTCCTTCCCCGTATGTGAACAGGACTCTGCAGCTCTAGTCTGTGTGCTTCTGCTCAGCAGCTGCAATCATCCCAGTTGCCTGCCCGGTGTTCAACTGGcttgtattgttattgttactaTGGAGAAACTGCCCTCCGCCTGCATgccccatctcctcctcctcctcctttcggTAACCTTAATAAGAATGGTGGAAGATCTCGGACAAAGACTATTGTTGCCTCCCAAAAGAACTGAAAAGCCTCCCCCCAACCCcccttttcttcccctttctctctttctttttctcagtcAAGCCCGCCCCCATACAATTCCAGTGTGAGAAATGTGTTGTGAGTGAGCTCTCATTTGGACAAAGTGTAAacctgggtgtgtgtgagtgtgtgtgtgtgtgtgttgccagtACAGCACACATAAAATCCATCCAACCCCCAGTGGACTTTTTCAGTGCTTCTCCCTAAATAAGACCTGCTTGTCAGCTtaggagacagacaggttgagCGAGCAGGGAGACACAGCCTCAGTGTTAGCCGATTCAGAGGCACAAAGGCCGACCTACGGTGAAATATAACCAGGCCCTTTGTGCCCAAGTTAAGTCCATTCCCTGTGGGGTTTGTGGGATGGTTTTTGGCGACTGTGAgcagttttttccccctgaCTTCTGTACAGAGACGAGACAGGGGTCTAGTGTATTATCCTTCCTGACTTATGGGCCCTGGCTGTGAGAAGTGAGAGGGCACATTTGGAAGGGGGACATCACACTCAGTC
Protein-coding regions in this window:
- the LOC104937807 gene encoding uncharacterized protein LOC104937807 isoform X1; the encoded protein is MMEVVLTRLRDFSCKTSTFDDCKPAGQSACRDSRSRTDCLGEGCTAGDEGRKLDIESALAWLRRELMEMRSQDQALIRQLMELHSGIQELKQELSEEEQEEETDEKEAEEEEEGSYWDSESDRGSGSVYSDSGEVGFPISCRKMPPPLYSGVLSKTAFSRRSSVP
- the LOC104937807 gene encoding DBF4-type zinc finger-containing protein 2 homolog isoform X2 is translated as MSWREMEMRSQDQALIRQLMELHSGIQELKQELSEEEQEEETDEKEAEEEEEGSYWDSESDRGSGSVYSDSGEVGFPISCRKMPPPLYSGVLSKTAFSRRSSVP